Proteins encoded within one genomic window of Episyrphus balteatus chromosome 1, idEpiBalt1.1, whole genome shotgun sequence:
- the LOC129915975 gene encoding GATOR complex protein MIOS isoform X2 gives MNGIIHGLSWFPNADEKFVTWGQDISLYKVIPKNDNEPLRNRDLQLSSKHTATFLASESRYQYVRCLQPSYHKDTILAVGLADGKVGICNFNSGSDQNSEFTQFFGLSESAHSLCWDSNHRALVAGMSQKMIKLFDLRQNSPTCTSINTKAVNGLAVSGNGNYLSSFLDSVILLWDLRSIDKPLKQIQCSKDNILVTWCPNKPNLLSSLQRDSPFIYIYDIHAVDVESARELYHTKNQYTPFQSKLYSSNKNTAISSASWHPIDNERILVLSESGSLTDFRIPPKIVMSWNNQLKISTGLVMRPLNPPISSQVSVDSSQMALISSYRFAEFIDDDISETIRIRAQHNYGLKAELRHFGDFLNSSYLKNVWKALLHIYRGERLIGLKNVLKISLTTQNQGEELVPSTGLESHVLQWPDSIKNTNNLVCYRSEQRDAALKLCGWTSDQDMDRFIRSLCDNKEYSRAAMICTFHLKIQQACEILSKAEDQSDDHSMYRIAAIALYSFNADQDNNAWKTQRINANMQIQDPHLRVIFSFITIENENFEAVLKEEQILLSDRIAFGCKYLSENKLAEYIKSCIQTSIEKGDLNGLLLTGESAEGINIMQSYIDRTEDVQTVSLIAIWFFQSGLFSDSRIQYWTSSYLNLLDSWRLWEKRAELEINMQNIRSVPTTSRTVFLLCNFCGKSVSSALQDDARLRNVSSNVNKLSSCPSCRKPLPRCSLCLLHMGTNVHFPPQSAFGHEGLGWQSKSFSKWFSWCQTCRHGGHTEHIMQWFSQNSECPVALCSCKCFDMDGTIPKSYRDVS, from the exons ATGAATGGAATTATTCATGGTTTGAGTTGGTTTCCCAACGCCGATGAGAAGTTTGTTACTTGGGGGCAGGATATTAGTCTCTATAAAGTGATACCTAAGAACGACAATGAACCATTAAGAA ATCGTGATCTCCAATTATCTTCCAAACATACTGCTACATTTCTTGCCTCTGAAAGTCGCTATCAATATGTTAGATGTTTGCAGCCTTCTTATCATAAAGACACTATTTTGGCAGTCGGATTGGCCGATGGAAAAGTTGGAATTTGCAACTTTAATTCAGGCTCAGATCAAAACTCGGAATTCA CTCAATTTTTCGGTTTATCGGAGTCTGCTCATTCTTTGTGCTGGGACAGCAATCACCGTGCTCTTGTCGCTGGAATGAGCCAAAAAATGATAAAACTCTTCGATTTAAGAC AAAACTCTCCAACTTGTACTTCAATAAACACAAAAGCCGTTAATGGTCTTGCAGTCTCGGGTAATGGCAACTACCTGAGTAGTTTTTTAGACTCAGTTATACTTTTGTGGGATCTTCGAAGCATCGATAAACCTCTTAAACAAATTCAATGTTCCAAGGACAATATTTTAGTAACTTGGTGCCCCAATAA ACCTAATCTTTTGTCTTCCTTACAACGTGACTCTCCATTTATATACATTTATGACATTCATGCTGTCGATGTAGAAAGTGCCAGAGAATTGTATCACACCAAAAATCAATACACACCCTTCCAGTCGAAGTTGTATTCATCGAACAAAAATACAGCCATTTCATCAGCATCCTGGCATCCAATAGACAACGAAAGAATATTGGTATTATCTGAATCAG GTAGCTTAACCGATTTTCGAATACCTCCAAAAATTGTAATGTCATGGAATAATCAATTGAAAATCTCCACTGGACTTGTTATGCGGCCATTAAATCCTCCGATTTCCTCTCAAGTGAGCGTAGATTCTTCACAAATGGCTTTGATTTCTTCTTATCGTTTTGCTGAGTTTATAGATGACGATATTTCTGAAACTATTCGAATAAGGGCACAACACAATTACGGATTAAAG GCTGAATTAAGACATTTTGGAGATTTTCTCAATAGtagttatctaaaaaatgtttggaaagcCCTTTTACACATCTATCGAGGGGAAAGATTAATTGGGttgaaaaatgttctaaaaataAGTCTAACTACACAAAATCAAGGTGAAGAACTTGTCCCATCAACAGGACTAGAATCACACGTACTGCAATGGCCAGATTCTATAAAGAATACTAACAATCTTGTGTGCTATAG gAGTGAACAACGTGATGCTGCCCTTAAGCTGTGTGGATGGACTTCTGATCAAGATATGGATAGATTTATTCGATCCCTGTGTGATAACAAA gaATATTCGAGAGCCGCTATGATTTGTacgtttcatttaaaaattcaacagGCCTGTGAAATTCTTTCAAAGGCTGAGGATCAG TCTGATGATCACAGCATGTATCGAATAGCTGCAATTGCATTATATAGCTTTAATGCCGATCAAGACAATAACGCATGGAAAACTCAAAGAATCAACGCCAATATGCAAATTCAAGATCCTCATTTGAGAGTAATCTTTTCATTTATAAcaatagaaaatgaaaattttgaagctGTTTTG AAAGAGGAACAGATACTGTTATCGGATAGAATTGCCTTTGGTTGTAAATATCTCAGTGAAAATAAATTAGCTGAATATATTAAATCCTGTATTCAAACATCAATCGAAAAGGGTGACTTGAATGGACTTTTATTAACTGGAGAATCAGCCGAGGGAATAAATATTATGCAAAGCTATATTGATAGAACAGAAGATGTCCAAACTGTTTCACTAATTGCCATATGGTTCTTTCAAAGTGGTCTCTTCTCAGATAGTCGAATTCAATATTGGACTTCTAG ttatttaaatcTTCTTGATTCTTGGCGTCTTTGGGAAAAACGGGCAGAGCTGGAGATTAATATGCAAAACATTCGTTCTGTTCCTACAACATCACgaactgtttttcttctttgtaaCTTTTGTGGAAAGTCCGTCTCATCTGCCTTGCAAGACGACGCAAGACTGCGAAATGTTAGCTCCAATGTCAATAAG CTTTCATCCTGTCCAAGCTGTCGCAAACCTTTGCCCCGTTGTTCCTTATGCCTTCTGCACATGGGGACAAATGTCCATTTTCCACCTCAAAGCGCATTTGGCCATGAAGGCCTTGGTTGGCAATCAAAATCATTTTCGAAATGGTTTTCCTGGTGTCAAACTTGTCGTCATGGAGGACATACTGAACATATCATGCAGTGGTTTAG tcaAAACTCTGAATGTCCTGTGGCATTGTGCTCCTGTAAATGTTTTGACATGGATGGTACAATTCCTAAGAGCTACCGTGATGTGTCGTaa
- the LOC129915975 gene encoding GATOR complex protein MIOS isoform X1, translating to MNGIIHGLSWFPNADEKFVTWGQDISLYKVIPKNDNEPLRNRDLQLSSKHTATFLASESRYQYVRCLQPSYHKDTILAVGLADGKVGICNFNSGSDQNSEFTPRQQRSCLCLAWNHIEPNVLAIGHDRNRSDCCITIWDTGSGFPKETPQFFGLSESAHSLCWDSNHRALVAGMSQKMIKLFDLRQNSPTCTSINTKAVNGLAVSGNGNYLSSFLDSVILLWDLRSIDKPLKQIQCSKDNILVTWCPNKPNLLSSLQRDSPFIYIYDIHAVDVESARELYHTKNQYTPFQSKLYSSNKNTAISSASWHPIDNERILVLSESGSLTDFRIPPKIVMSWNNQLKISTGLVMRPLNPPISSQVSVDSSQMALISSYRFAEFIDDDISETIRIRAQHNYGLKAELRHFGDFLNSSYLKNVWKALLHIYRGERLIGLKNVLKISLTTQNQGEELVPSTGLESHVLQWPDSIKNTNNLVCYRSEQRDAALKLCGWTSDQDMDRFIRSLCDNKEYSRAAMICTFHLKIQQACEILSKAEDQSDDHSMYRIAAIALYSFNADQDNNAWKTQRINANMQIQDPHLRVIFSFITIENENFEAVLKEEQILLSDRIAFGCKYLSENKLAEYIKSCIQTSIEKGDLNGLLLTGESAEGINIMQSYIDRTEDVQTVSLIAIWFFQSGLFSDSRIQYWTSSYLNLLDSWRLWEKRAELEINMQNIRSVPTTSRTVFLLCNFCGKSVSSALQDDARLRNVSSNVNKLSSCPSCRKPLPRCSLCLLHMGTNVHFPPQSAFGHEGLGWQSKSFSKWFSWCQTCRHGGHTEHIMQWFSQNSECPVALCSCKCFDMDGTIPKSYRDVS from the exons ATGAATGGAATTATTCATGGTTTGAGTTGGTTTCCCAACGCCGATGAGAAGTTTGTTACTTGGGGGCAGGATATTAGTCTCTATAAAGTGATACCTAAGAACGACAATGAACCATTAAGAA ATCGTGATCTCCAATTATCTTCCAAACATACTGCTACATTTCTTGCCTCTGAAAGTCGCTATCAATATGTTAGATGTTTGCAGCCTTCTTATCATAAAGACACTATTTTGGCAGTCGGATTGGCCGATGGAAAAGTTGGAATTTGCAACTTTAATTCAGGCTCAGATCAAAACTCGGAATTCA CTCCAAGACAACAGCGATCGTGTTTGTGTCTCGCATGGAATCATATAGAACCAAATGTCTTGGCCATTGGGCATGATCGAAATAGATCTGACTGTTGTATTACTATATGGGATACTGGAAGTGGTTTTCCAAAAGAAACAC CTCAATTTTTCGGTTTATCGGAGTCTGCTCATTCTTTGTGCTGGGACAGCAATCACCGTGCTCTTGTCGCTGGAATGAGCCAAAAAATGATAAAACTCTTCGATTTAAGAC AAAACTCTCCAACTTGTACTTCAATAAACACAAAAGCCGTTAATGGTCTTGCAGTCTCGGGTAATGGCAACTACCTGAGTAGTTTTTTAGACTCAGTTATACTTTTGTGGGATCTTCGAAGCATCGATAAACCTCTTAAACAAATTCAATGTTCCAAGGACAATATTTTAGTAACTTGGTGCCCCAATAA ACCTAATCTTTTGTCTTCCTTACAACGTGACTCTCCATTTATATACATTTATGACATTCATGCTGTCGATGTAGAAAGTGCCAGAGAATTGTATCACACCAAAAATCAATACACACCCTTCCAGTCGAAGTTGTATTCATCGAACAAAAATACAGCCATTTCATCAGCATCCTGGCATCCAATAGACAACGAAAGAATATTGGTATTATCTGAATCAG GTAGCTTAACCGATTTTCGAATACCTCCAAAAATTGTAATGTCATGGAATAATCAATTGAAAATCTCCACTGGACTTGTTATGCGGCCATTAAATCCTCCGATTTCCTCTCAAGTGAGCGTAGATTCTTCACAAATGGCTTTGATTTCTTCTTATCGTTTTGCTGAGTTTATAGATGACGATATTTCTGAAACTATTCGAATAAGGGCACAACACAATTACGGATTAAAG GCTGAATTAAGACATTTTGGAGATTTTCTCAATAGtagttatctaaaaaatgtttggaaagcCCTTTTACACATCTATCGAGGGGAAAGATTAATTGGGttgaaaaatgttctaaaaataAGTCTAACTACACAAAATCAAGGTGAAGAACTTGTCCCATCAACAGGACTAGAATCACACGTACTGCAATGGCCAGATTCTATAAAGAATACTAACAATCTTGTGTGCTATAG gAGTGAACAACGTGATGCTGCCCTTAAGCTGTGTGGATGGACTTCTGATCAAGATATGGATAGATTTATTCGATCCCTGTGTGATAACAAA gaATATTCGAGAGCCGCTATGATTTGTacgtttcatttaaaaattcaacagGCCTGTGAAATTCTTTCAAAGGCTGAGGATCAG TCTGATGATCACAGCATGTATCGAATAGCTGCAATTGCATTATATAGCTTTAATGCCGATCAAGACAATAACGCATGGAAAACTCAAAGAATCAACGCCAATATGCAAATTCAAGATCCTCATTTGAGAGTAATCTTTTCATTTATAAcaatagaaaatgaaaattttgaagctGTTTTG AAAGAGGAACAGATACTGTTATCGGATAGAATTGCCTTTGGTTGTAAATATCTCAGTGAAAATAAATTAGCTGAATATATTAAATCCTGTATTCAAACATCAATCGAAAAGGGTGACTTGAATGGACTTTTATTAACTGGAGAATCAGCCGAGGGAATAAATATTATGCAAAGCTATATTGATAGAACAGAAGATGTCCAAACTGTTTCACTAATTGCCATATGGTTCTTTCAAAGTGGTCTCTTCTCAGATAGTCGAATTCAATATTGGACTTCTAG ttatttaaatcTTCTTGATTCTTGGCGTCTTTGGGAAAAACGGGCAGAGCTGGAGATTAATATGCAAAACATTCGTTCTGTTCCTACAACATCACgaactgtttttcttctttgtaaCTTTTGTGGAAAGTCCGTCTCATCTGCCTTGCAAGACGACGCAAGACTGCGAAATGTTAGCTCCAATGTCAATAAG CTTTCATCCTGTCCAAGCTGTCGCAAACCTTTGCCCCGTTGTTCCTTATGCCTTCTGCACATGGGGACAAATGTCCATTTTCCACCTCAAAGCGCATTTGGCCATGAAGGCCTTGGTTGGCAATCAAAATCATTTTCGAAATGGTTTTCCTGGTGTCAAACTTGTCGTCATGGAGGACATACTGAACATATCATGCAGTGGTTTAG tcaAAACTCTGAATGTCCTGTGGCATTGTGCTCCTGTAAATGTTTTGACATGGATGGTACAATTCCTAAGAGCTACCGTGATGTGTCGTaa